A genomic window from Triticum urartu cultivar G1812 chromosome 7, Tu2.1, whole genome shotgun sequence includes:
- the LOC125526029 gene encoding bidirectional sugar transporter SWEET6b-like has translation MVSANVARNIVGIIGNVISFGLFLSPVPTFWRIYKAKDVEEFKPDPYLATLMNCLLWFFYGLPIVHPNSTLVLTINGIGLVIEGAYIIMFIIYAAKNTRWKMLGVLAIEAAFMAAVVAGVLVGAHTHEKRSMIVGILCVIFGSIMYASPLTIMGKVIRTKSVEYMPFFLSLVNFLNGLCWMGYALIKFDIYITIPNALGTIFGLIQLILYGYYYRSTPKKGKNVELPTVLTKNAVTSGDVSVTIEK, from the exons ATGGTTTCCGCCAACGTGGCCCGCAACATCGTGGGCATCATTGGCAATGTCATCTCCTTCGGCCTCTTCCTCTCCCCTGT GCCGACGTTCTGGCGTATCTacaaggccaaggacgtggaggAGTTCAAGCCGGACCCCTACCTGGCGACGCTCATGAACTGCCTGCTCTGGTTCTTCTACGGGCTCCCTATCGTCCACCCCAACAGCACCCTCGTCCTCACCATCAACGGCATCGGCCTCGTCATCGAGGGCGCCTACATCATCATGTTCATCATCTACGCGGCCAAGAACACAAGG TGGAAGATGCTCGGCGTGCTCGCCATCGAGGCGGCGTTCATGGCTGCCGTGGTGGCCGGTGTGCTCGTCGGCGCCCACACCCATGAGAAGCGCTCCATGATCGTAGGCATCCTCTGCGTCATCTTCGGCTCCATCATGTATGCCTCCCCGCTCACCATCATG GGTAAAGTGATCAGGACCAAGAGTGTGGAGTACATGCCGTTCTTCCTGTCGCTGGTAAACTTCCTCAACGGTCTCTGCTGGATGGGCTATGCGCTCATCAAGTTTGACATCTACATCACG ATCCCCAATGCCCTCGGTACAATCTTTGGCCTCATCCAGCTGATCCTATACGGGTACTACTACAGATCGACCCCCAAGAAGGGCAAAAACGTTGAACTGCCCACCGTCCTCACCAAAAACGCCGTTACCAGTGGCGACGTCTCGGTCACCATTGAGAAATAA